A part of Pirellulaceae bacterium genomic DNA contains:
- a CDS encoding MinD/ParA family protein: MSTVLRLALLDPIDSSREAIKKMLLGLDMVWLDAECSRYEFFSDVIAQSTPDVCVVNLDADSDKAISVLNRVRSDAPTCCSLAVSRSTDGQLILQAMRAGAREFLTSPVGLEDMVGALERIAAAKFGGTSGRARSSQIIAICGASGGVGCTSLAVNLGCMLATNPENTVALVDLDLAIGDADVFLDSIPEYSLIDVTQNISRLDFQLLKRSLTKHSSGLYLLPRPVQLQEVEMITPDSLRRVFGLLKATFTHILIDTSKGFTPVDQAAFEFATDVLVVVQLDLPCLRNLVRLQMSFDQVEGLREKLKIVVNRVGLESGQIKLKKAKETIGRDIFFQIPNDYRTMVEVRNNGIPLLDQAPKAPITQAIQSLASLLTSGPAEESAEAASAAHSGSSSSWLNFWQKSKS, encoded by the coding sequence ATGAGCACGGTACTACGTTTAGCATTATTAGACCCCATCGACTCGTCACGCGAAGCCATCAAGAAGATGCTTCTCGGTCTAGACATGGTCTGGTTGGACGCCGAGTGTTCGCGCTATGAATTCTTTTCAGACGTCATCGCTCAATCGACACCAGATGTGTGCGTTGTCAATCTGGATGCTGATTCGGATAAGGCCATCTCGGTACTGAATCGAGTGCGCAGCGATGCGCCAACCTGCTGTTCTCTGGCGGTCAGCCGCAGTACCGATGGTCAGTTAATTTTGCAGGCGATGCGGGCTGGTGCTCGTGAGTTTTTAACCAGCCCTGTTGGCCTGGAAGACATGGTTGGGGCATTAGAGCGGATTGCAGCAGCGAAGTTTGGCGGTACATCAGGCAGGGCTCGATCGTCGCAGATTATCGCGATCTGCGGTGCCTCGGGTGGAGTCGGTTGCACGAGCCTAGCTGTCAATCTGGGATGCATGTTAGCCACCAATCCTGAAAACACGGTAGCACTGGTGGATTTGGACCTGGCGATTGGCGATGCCGATGTATTCCTGGATTCAATTCCTGAATATAGCTTGATCGACGTGACGCAGAATATTTCTAGACTGGATTTTCAACTGCTAAAGCGATCGTTGACCAAGCATAGTTCGGGGCTGTATCTACTGCCGCGGCCCGTCCAACTACAAGAAGTTGAAATGATCACGCCGGATTCACTCAGGCGCGTGTTTGGCCTGTTGAAGGCGACGTTTACTCATATCTTGATCGACACATCCAAAGGCTTTACGCCTGTTGACCAGGCCGCTTTCGAGTTTGCCACGGATGTGCTGGTCGTTGTCCAGTTGGATTTGCCGTGCCTGAGAAACTTGGTTCGTTTGCAAATGTCGTTCGATCAGGTCGAAGGCCTGCGCGAGAAATTGAAAATCGTTGTGAATCGGGTGGGACTGGAAAGTGGCCAGATCAAACTCAAAAAGGCTAAGGAAACGATTGGTCGCGATATCTTCTTCCAAATCCCGAATGATTACCGGACGATGGTTGAAGTACGCAACAACGGCATTCCGCTCCTAGATCAAGCCCCGAAGGCTCCAATTACTCAAGCCATCCAGAGTCTGGCATCGCTTCTGACCAGCGGACCAGCGGAGGAATCTGCTGAGGCCGCATCGGCAGCACATTCCGGCTCATCGAGTTCGTGGCTGAACTTTTGGCAGAAAAGTAAGAGCTAG
- a CDS encoding pilus assembly protein N-terminal domain-containing protein, with protein MTVGAKPNPLCGSIRLYVLAILACAYSMLGTQATAHAQPSLTSQWGLANSALNVTTNGNRQLLEMIVNTSREIVAEHPFRRVRIQNPEVIKAIPLEGGNRLQVSAVRTGVTQVDLLGADESVATVEVMVMGDVRELETILRRTFPQATLELTPIAQGIIVNGFVSNSADVDTLTLIAQQYFPNVINRVTVTGIHTIQLQTQVMEISRTKLRTLGVDWALSESGTNLVESSIGATTLGKTFGWTVVDGATLATMNLEALKRNNLIKVLASPTLTAVDGRPASFNVGGEIPIVVPSGLGQVTVQFREFGTRLDYVAKVLGNGKIYLEVRPYVSELDPSRSVTVSGISVPGLRSRFLETGVELNAGQTLALGGLLQVRTEVINTGIPGLGDVPYLGALFRKVREEQNEIELLITVTPDFAGPMDPHQVPRTIPGMHSDSPNDKELYLKGYIEVPVSNHCELGFGPQEIQPVDMHGQPASSTSNPTISHTQSQMLPPRPAAISVGPNAPMLADSGQMIAPAPGQQTAAAPQPGSFR; from the coding sequence ATGACTGTCGGTGCAAAACCCAATCCGCTATGCGGAAGTATTCGCTTGTATGTGCTGGCCATCCTGGCCTGCGCCTACAGTATGCTCGGCACGCAGGCTACAGCTCATGCGCAACCGTCATTGACCAGTCAATGGGGACTTGCCAATTCAGCGCTGAATGTCACTACCAACGGCAATCGCCAGCTGTTGGAGATGATAGTCAATACTAGCCGCGAGATCGTAGCTGAGCATCCTTTTCGTCGCGTGCGCATTCAGAATCCGGAAGTGATTAAAGCGATTCCCTTGGAAGGCGGCAATCGTCTTCAGGTTTCCGCAGTGCGCACGGGAGTGACCCAAGTTGACTTATTGGGTGCTGATGAATCGGTAGCGACCGTGGAAGTCATGGTCATGGGCGATGTACGCGAATTAGAAACTATTCTTCGTCGCACCTTTCCCCAAGCCACTTTAGAGTTGACGCCTATCGCGCAGGGTATCATCGTCAACGGCTTTGTCAGCAATTCTGCGGATGTTGATACTCTGACGCTGATCGCTCAGCAATACTTCCCCAACGTGATCAACCGCGTAACGGTAACTGGCATCCATACGATCCAGTTGCAAACGCAGGTCATGGAAATATCACGGACAAAACTGCGAACGCTCGGCGTTGACTGGGCATTGAGCGAAAGCGGCACCAACTTAGTGGAATCATCCATTGGTGCCACGACGCTTGGCAAGACGTTTGGCTGGACGGTTGTGGACGGTGCTACCTTGGCCACGATGAATCTGGAAGCGCTAAAACGCAATAACCTCATCAAAGTTCTCGCTAGTCCAACGCTGACCGCCGTTGATGGACGTCCGGCCAGTTTCAACGTGGGTGGTGAAATCCCGATAGTGGTCCCCAGCGGATTGGGGCAGGTCACGGTGCAATTCCGCGAATTCGGCACACGCTTGGATTACGTAGCCAAGGTTCTAGGTAACGGCAAAATCTATTTGGAAGTTCGCCCGTATGTCAGCGAGCTTGATCCTAGCCGTAGCGTGACCGTCTCGGGGATTTCGGTACCTGGTCTACGCAGCCGATTCCTCGAAACAGGTGTTGAGTTAAACGCTGGCCAAACGTTGGCCCTGGGTGGACTACTGCAGGTGCGCACAGAGGTCATCAACACCGGGATACCTGGCTTGGGCGATGTGCCCTACTTAGGAGCATTGTTCAGAAAAGTTCGGGAAGAACAAAATGAAATTGAATTGCTGATAACCGTGACTCCGGACTTTGCCGGCCCGATGGATCCACATCAAGTTCCTAGAACGATCCCCGGAATGCACTCAGATAGCCCGAATGATAAGGAACTGTATCTAAAGGGGTACATCGAAGTTCCGGTTTCGAACCACTGCGAGTTGGGGTTTGGCCCGCAAGAAATTCAGCCAGTGGACATGCATGGTCAGCCAGCGTCTTCAACCTCAAATCCGACGATCAGCCACACCCAGTCTCAGATGCTACCGCCACGACCAGCGGCGATAAGCGTTGGTCCAAACGCTCCAATGTTGGCAGACAGCGGCCAAATGATAGCGCCTGCACCCGGGCAACAAACCGCTGCTGCTCCACAGCCTGGTAGCTTCAGATAG
- a CDS encoding glycosyltransferase family 9 protein: MGRSLANVTPQHILLVQTGSVRDILTTIPLAVDIKSLWPESHVSWLVQCEVRDWLAEHPGVDEIIDIQRGWLRRPRTWSQLRAQLKQHHFEIAFDAQGLTKSAAIGFLLGVKTRIGFDWSYAREIGPWLATRRISAMHRHRIDVLRQLLDPWRETLPQQGQFLMPCFESAAESALCKLTDIGIDPRDPWIAIQPSAVWHTAVWPVERFSAVVRHLYRQFAIPAIVLWTNEHERLVAQVVAEDSKGAARVAPATSMVELIEMIRLSRMLLTGDSVALDISSAVNIPCISLHGPTWADEVGPYGNIHWAIQSPLPNLAKRMVRRGPNTAMRAIEVEEVTYHADKLLRRLLGPDKLSRLGGSNAA; the protein is encoded by the coding sequence ATGGGTCGATCCTTAGCAAATGTCACGCCGCAGCACATTCTGCTGGTTCAGACCGGCTCGGTGCGCGATATTTTGACGACAATACCGTTAGCTGTGGATATCAAGAGCTTGTGGCCGGAGTCGCACGTCAGTTGGCTGGTGCAATGCGAGGTTCGCGATTGGTTGGCAGAGCATCCTGGTGTGGACGAGATTATTGACATCCAGCGCGGTTGGCTGCGGCGACCGCGAACCTGGAGTCAATTGCGGGCTCAGTTGAAGCAGCATCATTTTGAGATCGCCTTCGATGCGCAAGGCCTGACCAAAAGCGCGGCGATTGGATTTCTGCTGGGCGTCAAGACGCGGATCGGATTTGACTGGTCGTATGCTCGCGAGATCGGCCCCTGGCTGGCCACGCGCCGAATTTCGGCCATGCATCGGCATCGTATTGACGTATTGCGCCAATTGCTAGACCCTTGGCGTGAGACTCTTCCGCAGCAAGGTCAGTTTCTGATGCCCTGCTTCGAGTCTGCGGCGGAGAGCGCTCTATGCAAGCTGACAGACATAGGCATTGATCCGCGTGATCCTTGGATCGCAATTCAGCCTAGTGCCGTGTGGCATACTGCAGTGTGGCCGGTGGAACGGTTCAGCGCAGTCGTACGCCATTTGTACCGTCAGTTCGCCATTCCGGCTATCGTCCTGTGGACAAACGAACACGAGCGCTTGGTAGCCCAAGTGGTAGCGGAAGATTCCAAAGGTGCGGCCCGCGTCGCGCCAGCTACTTCGATGGTTGAATTGATCGAAATGATTCGACTTTCGCGAATGCTGCTGACCGGTGACAGTGTGGCTTTGGATATTTCTAGTGCCGTCAACATACCTTGCATAAGCTTGCATGGTCCAACTTGGGCCGATGAAGTTGGACCCTATGGTAACATCCACTGGGCCATACAAAGTCCGCTGCCGAATCTGGCCAAGCGGATGGTACGTCGCGGTCCCAATACGGCCATGCGGGCGATAGAGGTCGAAGAGGTCACGTATCATGCAGACAAGCTATTGCGCCGGCTGCTGGGGCCCGACAAGCTATCACGTCTTGGTGGATCGAACGCTGCTTGA